One Tolypothrix bouteillei VB521301 DNA window includes the following coding sequences:
- a CDS encoding ATP-binding protein produces the protein MAKTKTTTMLRQPAETKYKEELQYLTSIDKGTKPFSWKLSPQMVRTFILGNTPSQKLDRTIEQKWYGDTAIVERAIVTLASDRGLLLIGDPGTGKSWLAELLAAAISSNSTYVVQGTAGTTEDQIKYSWNVAMVIAAGQSRESLIPSPIMTAMQTGAMGRFEELTRCTSDVQDALISILSEKYISIPELKTDNIAFAQPGFNVIATANSRDRGVNELSSALKRRFNFVHMPVVTNKKQEKEIILFRTQELMSRHGFEVDIPPTLLDVLLQTFADLRETSAAASSDDGRLESALSTAEQIGVLEDAILHSRFFGVTSLEAGTLARSLVGTLVRRLPEDVSVLNQFWHAVVEKRSQEQKGEWQPFLEGGKQAMGLMKK, from the coding sequence ATGGCAAAAACAAAAACCACAACAATGCTGCGACAACCAGCCGAAACCAAATACAAAGAAGAACTCCAATATCTAACCTCAATCGACAAAGGAACCAAACCCTTCTCCTGGAAACTATCCCCACAGATGGTTAGAACCTTCATACTCGGAAACACCCCCTCGCAAAAACTCGATCGCACCATAGAACAAAAATGGTACGGCGATACAGCAATAGTCGAACGAGCCATCGTTACCCTAGCCTCAGACAGGGGTTTACTCCTTATAGGCGATCCCGGTACAGGAAAAAGCTGGCTCGCGGAACTACTAGCTGCAGCAATTTCCAGTAATTCCACTTACGTCGTTCAAGGAACCGCAGGAACCACAGAAGACCAAATTAAATACTCCTGGAACGTAGCAATGGTCATCGCCGCCGGACAATCCAGAGAGTCCCTCATACCTTCTCCCATCATGACCGCAATGCAAACAGGAGCCATGGGACGGTTTGAAGAGTTAACGCGGTGTACATCCGACGTACAAGACGCCCTCATTTCCATTCTTAGCGAAAAGTATATTTCCATACCCGAATTAAAAACAGATAACATTGCCTTTGCCCAACCAGGATTTAACGTCATTGCCACAGCCAACAGTCGAGACAGAGGCGTCAATGAACTCTCTTCAGCTTTAAAACGCCGCTTTAACTTTGTCCATATGCCCGTAGTCACAAACAAAAAACAGGAAAAAGAAATCATTCTGTTCCGGACTCAAGAACTCATGAGTCGTCATGGTTTTGAAGTTGACATCCCACCCACATTACTTGATGTTTTGCTGCAAACCTTTGCCGATTTACGAGAAACAAGTGCAGCCGCTAGTTCTGATGACGGGCGTCTCGAATCTGCTCTATCTACCGCCGAACAAATAGGGGTCTTAGAAGATGCCATTCTCCACAGCCGCTTTTTTGGCGTCACTTCTTTAGAAGCCGGGACACTAGCACGTTCTCTTGTTGGTACATTAGTACGCCGATTACCTGAAGATGTTTCCGTACTCAATCAGTTTTGGCATGCTGTTGTCGAAAAACGCAGTCAGGAGCAAAAGGGAGAGTGGCAACCATTTTTAGAAGGGGGAAAGCAGGCTATGGGATTGATGAAGAAATAA
- a CDS encoding Uma2 family endonuclease, with the protein MQVQQQDYYTPEEYLELEAAATYRSEYYNGQIFPIAGGTPNHNRITLNLSSALNFALKKQPYEVFMTDMRLWIPSNNLYTYPDVMVVAGQVELAEERKDIITNPIAIAEILSESTEKYDRVGKFKLYRAISTLKEYILISQTEIYAEQYTKTEDNKWLFSSYEGEKTILNLSSVPFQIQLIDLYDKVEFSIQT; encoded by the coding sequence ATGCAAGTTCAGCAACAAGACTACTACACGCCCGAAGAATATCTAGAGCTAGAAGCTGCTGCAACCTACAGAAGCGAATATTACAACGGTCAAATATTTCCCATAGCAGGCGGAACCCCAAATCATAATCGAATTACTCTAAATTTGAGTTCAGCACTCAATTTTGCCCTCAAAAAGCAACCTTACGAAGTCTTCATGACTGATATGCGCTTGTGGATTCCAAGCAATAATTTATATACATATCCTGATGTTATGGTCGTTGCAGGTCAAGTAGAGTTAGCAGAAGAACGTAAAGACATAATTACCAACCCGATTGCGATTGCAGAAATTTTATCAGAATCTACAGAAAAATATGACCGAGTTGGAAAATTCAAACTCTATCGTGCCATTTCCACACTAAAAGAATATATCCTAATTTCACAAACAGAAATTTATGCAGAACAATATACAAAAACCGAAGACAATAAATGGCTTTTTTCAAGTTATGAAGGAGAGAAAACAATCCTAAACCTAAGCTCCGTTCCATTTCAAATACAACTCATCGACCTTTACGACAAAGTAGAATTTTCAATCCAAACATAG
- a CDS encoding VWA domain-containing protein: MDGNQIAQRRQVLYWRLLTAMFGYTEQGANFERMSRAIVDELGLPQLILDPNMSIENLLQRYPELEQDFTQPIIAEIAEANQQDTNSSPLSPTNPHDTTILRRALVFSKLLLNAFGPNTQNSVITAQQYAQWLKDVSYLEKALGCSPGSLRGQKPGIGTGTGSGKDRGGASSSAGMGAGLGIGEGFTVDREQLSATLKAMEGELIERMALREVLKDDRLASQLTPSMALVEQLLRDKANLSGNSLKNAKRLIQEFINELAEVLRLQVAQTVTGKIDRSVPPKRVFRNLDLKRTIWKNLTNWSPQEQQLLVDRLYYHHTARKKTPTRMIVVVDQSGSMVDAMVQCTILASIFAGIPNVDVHLLAFDTQVLDLTPWVHDPFEVLLRTQLGGGTYIYGALVEAAQKILEPQNTVLVLISDFYEGGSDQVLYDYIRSLKETGLHFIPVGAVTSSGYFSVHQWFRDKLKELGTPILTGSPKKLIQELKKVIVT, from the coding sequence ATGGATGGAAACCAGATTGCTCAACGGCGTCAAGTTCTTTACTGGCGATTGCTTACAGCCATGTTTGGCTATACCGAACAGGGCGCAAATTTTGAGCGAATGAGTCGGGCGATCGTTGATGAACTGGGTTTGCCACAACTGATTCTCGATCCCAATATGAGTATAGAGAATTTGCTACAGCGCTACCCAGAGTTGGAGCAAGATTTCACGCAACCAATAATAGCTGAAATTGCAGAAGCCAATCAGCAGGACACTAATTCTTCTCCCTTATCTCCAACCAACCCCCATGACACTACAATCCTACGTCGTGCGCTTGTCTTTTCTAAACTACTACTAAACGCCTTTGGTCCCAATACTCAAAATAGTGTGATTACTGCACAACAGTATGCTCAATGGTTAAAGGATGTCAGCTATTTAGAAAAAGCCCTTGGTTGTTCACCGGGTAGCTTGCGAGGACAAAAACCGGGGATTGGTACAGGTACAGGTAGTGGAAAAGATCGGGGTGGTGCAAGCAGTAGCGCGGGAATGGGTGCAGGATTGGGTATAGGAGAAGGCTTTACGGTTGATAGAGAACAGTTAAGCGCCACTCTAAAAGCAATGGAGGGTGAACTGATTGAAAGGATGGCATTGCGGGAAGTTTTAAAAGATGACCGATTAGCCAGTCAATTAACCCCCTCAATGGCATTAGTTGAACAACTTCTACGCGATAAAGCCAATTTATCAGGGAATTCCCTCAAAAATGCCAAACGACTCATTCAAGAATTCATTAATGAATTAGCAGAAGTGTTGCGTCTACAAGTTGCACAAACAGTGACTGGCAAAATCGATCGCTCAGTTCCCCCAAAACGAGTTTTCCGCAATCTAGACTTAAAGCGAACTATCTGGAAGAACCTAACTAACTGGAGCCCACAAGAGCAACAATTATTAGTCGATCGCCTTTACTACCACCATACTGCTAGAAAAAAGACACCAACCCGCATGATTGTTGTTGTTGACCAATCAGGGTCAATGGTAGATGCAATGGTACAGTGTACAATTCTCGCCTCAATTTTCGCTGGAATTCCCAACGTAGACGTACACTTACTTGCCTTTGATACACAAGTACTCGATTTAACACCTTGGGTACACGATCCGTTTGAAGTTTTGTTACGCACTCAACTAGGAGGTGGAACATACATTTATGGAGCACTTGTAGAAGCAGCCCAAAAAATTCTTGAGCCACAAAATACAGTTCTCGTCCTTATTTCCGACTTTTACGAAGGTGGTAGCGACCAAGTGCTGTATGACTACATTAGATCGCTCAAAGAAACGGGTTTGCATTTCATTCCTGTAGGAGCAGTTACCAGTTCCGGGTACTTTAGCGTTCATCAATGGTTTAGAGACAAACTCAAAGAATTAGGTACGCCAATTTTAACTGGCAGTCCTAAGAAATTAATACAAGAATTAAAGAAGGTAATAGTCACTTAA